One genomic segment of Acinetobacter sp. C26M includes these proteins:
- a CDS encoding poly alpha-glucosyltransferase, producing MSITTISAYEQLANQLSEQFFKQLQPHIDVSKSVIFCSYGEQTQRCQVWNSSCSYFDDIQQQLVDFLEHQFAITEKLPTFLKFDIAFNIQQENWQDIEQTLKNQFHNNHYRKGMSFDADFNICFLEQELYGKAIIRAQSYNTPNFVDEKNLNSGLLRKYPNQQRSIKIADLQQLWTFDTLAVIYEDQQLIPLHSQFTENGVRYQLEPKKQHFKKMIEANAKFLYQHIQSDGRFAYGFFPAYDREIRSYNTVRHCTSVYALLETLAIQSHQACIEKIQSAIDYALQHFYIEKQTELAYMLDGNEATGLDEIKLGANAAAILMLSKYQEMTGDNRYLAYAHRLANGILSMVNETGETTHVLHYPSYEIKEKFRIIYYDGEAALALLRFYQLHTDEKLLQTVKQMFERFITQKYDRYHDHWLSYCTNELTKICPEEKYFQFGLNNYLKHMVFIRNRKTAYATLLEMMMAAYQMVVRIRALGFDQLFEKAYFDDLKKLIEFRAEFQRTGFFYPEVAMYMARPDKVLNAFYVRHDRFRVRIDDQEHNLSGYVAYVQHFENEA from the coding sequence ATGAGCATTACAACGATTTCAGCATATGAGCAATTGGCAAACCAGCTCAGTGAGCAATTTTTCAAACAGCTTCAGCCGCATATTGATGTCTCTAAATCGGTTATTTTCTGTTCTTATGGAGAGCAGACACAACGTTGCCAAGTCTGGAATTCATCATGTTCATATTTTGATGATATTCAACAGCAATTAGTTGACTTTCTGGAACATCAATTCGCTATAACTGAAAAACTGCCAACATTTCTGAAATTTGATATTGCTTTTAATATCCAACAGGAAAATTGGCAAGATATTGAACAGACTTTAAAGAACCAATTCCATAATAATCATTACCGTAAAGGGATGAGCTTTGATGCGGATTTCAACATTTGTTTCTTGGAACAAGAGCTTTACGGCAAGGCAATTATTCGTGCGCAGAGCTATAACACGCCTAACTTTGTTGATGAGAAAAATTTAAATAGCGGTCTCTTAAGAAAATATCCGAATCAGCAACGCAGCATCAAAATTGCAGACCTTCAACAGCTATGGACCTTTGATACCCTAGCCGTAATCTATGAGGATCAACAGTTGATTCCTTTGCACAGTCAGTTCACTGAAAATGGCGTGCGTTATCAACTTGAGCCGAAAAAACAACATTTCAAAAAAATGATCGAGGCAAATGCTAAATTTCTCTATCAGCACATTCAAAGTGATGGTCGATTCGCGTATGGTTTTTTTCCCGCCTATGATCGTGAAATCCGCAGCTATAACACGGTTCGGCATTGTACGTCGGTCTATGCTTTGCTCGAAACTTTAGCGATCCAATCACATCAAGCTTGTATCGAAAAAATTCAGTCTGCCATTGATTATGCCTTACAGCATTTTTATATCGAGAAACAGACGGAATTGGCGTATATGCTGGATGGTAATGAGGCTACGGGTCTAGATGAAATTAAGCTAGGTGCTAATGCCGCAGCGATTTTAATGCTTAGCAAATATCAAGAAATGACAGGAGATAATCGCTATCTTGCTTATGCTCATCGTTTAGCCAACGGTATTTTGTCGATGGTCAATGAGACAGGTGAAACTACACATGTGCTGCATTACCCAAGCTATGAGATAAAAGAGAAATTCAGAATTATTTATTATGATGGTGAAGCCGCTTTAGCCTTATTACGTTTTTATCAACTTCACACAGACGAAAAATTACTGCAAACAGTCAAACAGATGTTTGAACGATTTATCACGCAAAAATATGATCGCTATCATGATCATTGGCTCAGTTACTGTACCAATGAACTGACAAAAATTTGTCCAGAAGAAAAGTACTTCCAGTTTGGATTAAATAATTATTTAAAACATATGGTTTTTATCCGTAACCGAAAAACAGCCTATGCCACTTTGTTAGAAATGATGATGGCTGCATATCAAATGGTTGTTCGGATTCGAGCGCTCGGTTTTGATCAATTGTTCGAAAAGGCGTACTTTGATGATCTAAAAAAGCTCATTGAGTTTCGGGCTGAATTTCAACGGACAGGCTTTTTCTATCCGGAAGTAGCGATGTATATGGCTCGACCAGATAAAGTTTTAAATGCCTTTTATGTACGGCATGATCGTTTTCGTGTGCGGATTGATGACCAAGAACATAATCTTTCCGGCTACGTTGCTTATGTGCAACACTTTGAAAATGAAGCTTGA
- a CDS encoding BapA/Bap/LapF family large adhesin, with protein sequence MRADAATTVVTLLINGVTYTATVDPLTGNWTASVAGSDLLADGDKTIDATATFTDAAGNSSNVTDTLYTVDLTPPNPATAVLNIDSVTADNVINATEGAGNVTVTGTLTGIPVDAATTVVTLLINGVIYTAIVNAAAGTWSAVVAGSDLLADGDKTIEATATFTDTAGNSSNIIDTQVYTVDLTPPNPATAVLNIDSVTADNVINATEGAGNVTVTGTLTGIPVDAATTVVTLLINGVSYTAIVNAAAGTWSAVVAGSDLLADADKTIDATAIFTDAAGNSSNVTDTQLYSVNLNTIIAYDNIGHAVLSPQPALVQDDVSLGSASYLLLTSLAGIDLQLGGNSIGFNVATNHEGTVTFQYSGLIDVGLLSDYKLVVQKFNTTTNQWESIHGDSDASLLSLHLLGLGIGNVPGVVLEGLDAGQYRGFLTYDGLLGLGVLGTLSATMDDYDLTIPGGYEVGNAEGNVILDPDPTGQVDQITPNTYVSSVNGHPIDADGETFTGTYGTITFHQDGSYTYVPFSNGSGVGHNDVFTYTLTDSATGATTQANLTIVFDSIRAADNLVEVEINPQYQLVGTETDSAFYGVLLNVGNLVDLQLLTVNTVDFNVSAGQEGVATFSFNSLIGASALGNYNVVLQKYNEVTGQWEAVNGTGDRSLLNLTLLGSTPTAQIAGLTEGEYRAFLSFNGAVGGAIGVTLNGEVKLYNPAVVTGYDVVAAHGNLISDPNTNGAIDIATPNSVISEINGVAITGSPTTVTGVYGTLVIYPNGDYTYTPNPASAGLGQVDEFTYTLRDPASGTTSQATFYVHLDSKVVDMNWPADPSQPATVSIIAADDAVNAGITAQPHLIDDDRALGSATYLALLSLAGINLQAPLPFVNSTVSFNVAAGEQGTATFKYSSLINEGALGDYQLVLQKFNTVTGRWESVTGSSEASLLNLSILGIGLNATPGVVIEGLEEGQYRAFMTYNGLYGKSILGTLSGTMDVYDPTLVDYTGVATEGNVITGLGVGTHADSVTGYTVVGSVTFNGVTTPIDLTNGATIVGQYGTLKIFANGDYIYTPNNTNANIGLVDHFTYTLSDPLGGNLASANLDFTIGNSAPVIAVDDLAVAEINPEYLQIGNDIAVGSHGYLALVSLTNNFDFQLGSAGVNFTLTDSTLNDVTFNYSALISASLLADYVLVVQKFDTATNQWVAVHGTGDADLLSLAAFGGNTVTLDGLGAGQYRAFMTYAGGGIGVSLLGTLSVQKDVFDATNITGYSVQAAEGNVIHDIGLNGHADTASGFSSITSVIFNGVSHTVNATGVTTIVGDHGTLSIYANGNYSYQPTANASGLGQVDQFTYTLTDGLNSSQATLYFHIDSDAVDMTWNPTDPSQPADITVTPVDALDDVVSAGIDIVPQGQLGVAVGSASYLLLVGLTENLNLSLLGTPSVKFNIAAGHGADVTFSYAPTVSLSLFNDYKVVLQEKAADGTWHNLSGGSSTGILNIGLLGSGGIGVTVPDLGQGEYRAFMVYTGVGVGILGTMSVVKDDFDYTVAPTNTAVVATGNVLTDDSITLTTHVSTVTSEIVGAPVQTVGTSTTIVGAYGTLVISANGQYSYTPNTSDLSAIGKVDTFTYTVRDVLTGATDTAKLHIQVGSPDVKVVWDTANPANDGTIEIVANADNVAAATDFSNTKDAAVDVTSPDITINGLGFTSVDSNSFTIAAGTVGNIDLAAVYKVQPLLGVLPTISYVIQIWNTTTNQWVDTVYKGSQTALGSLATIQLGSVAFQDTVENLAAGLYRVHYGLQGVSVGTTTLDTSVTTTAVHLNQYSSDWINGNVLLGDTIGGVADTGLLSHEGYKLQVWNSVSGSYVDAVGQSINTGNGVLIMQSNGEYEYRPNDVNVTSHLTSTDSIDYKIISATGVESTSTLNINLTHPDYNLLYTSTSGNDTFTSAIVGSGSDTLIYQILNGTLATAGNGANTGGNGVDHWTGFVVGNTDTHAVNYNDQADKIDIRHLLDGDQTDGNIGEYLRVTNVGGNTVIGIDRNGATPIIGSNYIDLITLDGVTTNLTTLLNNHQILY encoded by the coding sequence GTGCGGGCGGATGCAGCAACTACTGTTGTGACCTTGCTGATCAATGGTGTGACGTACACAGCGACAGTTGATCCATTAACAGGCAACTGGACTGCAAGCGTTGCGGGCAGTGATCTGTTGGCGGATGGTGATAAAACCATAGATGCCACAGCGACCTTTACTGATGCAGCGGGTAACAGCAGCAATGTGACTGATACCCTGTATACCGTAGATCTCACACCACCGAACCCAGCAACAGCCGTGTTGAACATCGACTCGGTGACTGCAGACAACGTGATCAATGCAACTGAGGGTGCAGGCAATGTAACCGTCACAGGTACCTTAACGGGTATTCCAGTAGATGCAGCGACCACAGTTGTGACCTTGCTAATCAATGGTGTGATTTATACCGCAATTGTGAATGCAGCAGCAGGCACGTGGAGTGCGGTGGTTGCAGGCAGTGACCTGTTGGCGGATGGTGATAAAACCATTGAAGCAACAGCAACCTTTACAGATACAGCGGGTAACAGTAGCAACATTATTGATACCCAAGTGTATACAGTAGATCTCACACCACCGAACCCGGCAACAGCCGTGTTGAACATCGACTCGGTGACTGCGGACAACGTGATCAATGCAACTGAGGGTGCAGGCAATGTAACCGTCACAGGTACCTTAACGGGTATTCCAGTAGATGCAGCGACCACAGTTGTGACCTTGCTAATCAATGGTGTGAGCTATACCGCGATTGTGAATGCAGCAGCAGGTACGTGGAGTGCGGTGGTTGCAGGCAGTGACCTGTTGGCGGATGCTGATAAAACCATAGATGCCACAGCGATCTTCACCGATGCAGCGGGTAACAGTAGCAATGTGACTGATACGCAACTATACAGTGTAAATTTAAATACCATCATCGCGTATGACAACATTGGACATGCTGTTCTTAGCCCACAACCAGCCTTGGTTCAAGATGATGTGAGTTTAGGCAGTGCATCATATCTGTTATTGACTTCATTAGCTGGAATTGATCTACAGCTTGGTGGGAATTCAATTGGCTTCAATGTCGCGACTAATCATGAAGGTACCGTGACATTCCAATATAGTGGTTTAATCGATGTTGGTTTATTGTCTGACTACAAATTGGTAGTACAGAAATTTAATACAACAACGAATCAATGGGAATCTATCCATGGTGATAGCGATGCATCACTTCTCAGCTTACATTTACTTGGCCTTGGTATCGGAAATGTGCCAGGTGTGGTACTTGAAGGCTTAGATGCTGGTCAATACCGTGGATTCCTGACTTACGATGGTTTATTAGGACTTGGTGTTCTCGGTACGCTATCTGCAACCATGGATGATTATGATCTGACCATCCCAGGTGGATACGAAGTAGGGAATGCCGAAGGTAACGTCATTCTTGATCCAGATCCAACAGGTCAAGTTGATCAAATCACACCAAACACTTATGTTTCTTCAGTGAATGGTCATCCGATTGATGCTGATGGAGAAACCTTCACGGGAACTTATGGAACAATTACTTTCCATCAAGATGGTAGTTATACCTATGTACCATTCTCGAATGGTTCAGGTGTCGGTCATAACGATGTGTTCACTTATACCCTAACTGATTCAGCCACTGGCGCGACAACACAGGCGAATTTGACCATTGTGTTTGATTCCATCCGAGCTGCGGATAACTTGGTTGAAGTGGAAATTAACCCTCAATATCAATTGGTGGGCACTGAAACTGATTCAGCGTTCTATGGTGTGTTGCTGAATGTTGGAAATCTGGTTGATTTACAACTTCTCACGGTGAACACAGTCGACTTTAATGTCTCTGCTGGCCAAGAGGGGGTTGCAACATTTAGCTTCAACAGCTTGATTGGTGCATCGGCACTCGGCAACTACAATGTTGTACTGCAAAAATACAATGAAGTAACAGGACAGTGGGAAGCGGTGAATGGTACAGGTGATCGTTCATTACTCAACCTTACCTTATTGGGTTCAACTCCAACAGCTCAAATTGCTGGATTGACAGAAGGTGAATATAGAGCGTTCTTATCCTTCAATGGTGCAGTAGGTGGTGCAATTGGCGTAACCTTAAATGGCGAAGTCAAACTTTATAACCCTGCTGTTGTGACTGGATACGATGTTGTTGCAGCACATGGTAATTTGATCTCTGATCCAAATACCAATGGCGCAATTGATATCGCTACGCCGAACAGTGTCATCAGTGAAATCAATGGAGTTGCCATCACGGGTTCTCCAACCACGGTGACAGGTGTTTACGGTACCTTAGTGATCTATCCAAATGGTGACTATACTTATACACCGAACCCTGCAAGTGCTGGTTTAGGGCAAGTGGATGAGTTCACTTATACCTTAAGAGATCCAGCATCTGGTACAACTTCACAAGCAACATTCTATGTTCATCTTGATAGTAAAGTTGTCGATATGAATTGGCCTGCTGATCCATCACAACCTGCAACTGTCAGCATCATTGCTGCAGACGATGCGGTCAATGCTGGAATCACCGCTCAACCTCATCTCATTGATGATGATCGAGCATTGGGTAGTGCAACTTATCTTGCATTGCTTTCATTGGCAGGTATTAACTTACAAGCACCTTTACCATTCGTGAACAGCACAGTGAGTTTCAATGTGGCTGCGGGTGAACAAGGAACAGCAACCTTCAAATACAGCAGTTTAATCAATGAAGGTGCACTGGGTGATTACCAACTTGTGCTCCAAAAATTCAATACGGTCACAGGTCGTTGGGAGTCAGTTACGGGTAGTAGTGAGGCATCCTTACTCAATCTTAGTATCTTAGGTATAGGCTTGAATGCTACACCTGGGGTTGTGATTGAAGGTCTGGAAGAAGGTCAATACCGTGCATTTATGACCTATAACGGTCTATACGGTAAGAGTATCTTAGGCACATTGTCAGGTACGATGGATGTCTATGACCCAACGCTAGTGGACTACACAGGTGTTGCAACAGAAGGAAACGTGATTACTGGTTTAGGTGTTGGTACACATGCTGATTCGGTCACAGGTTATACCGTGGTTGGTTCGGTAACATTCAATGGTGTAACCACTCCGATCGATCTCACTAATGGCGCAACCATTGTGGGTCAATACGGAACACTGAAAATATTTGCAAATGGTGATTACATCTATACACCGAATAACACCAATGCAAATATCGGTTTGGTTGATCACTTCACTTATACCTTATCGGATCCACTTGGCGGCAACCTTGCAAGTGCCAACCTTGACTTCACAATTGGCAATAGTGCGCCAGTGATTGCGGTAGATGATCTTGCGGTTGCGGAAATCAATCCTGAATATCTACAAATCGGCAATGATATTGCAGTAGGCAGTCATGGTTATCTCGCATTGGTATCATTAACCAACAATTTTGATTTCCAACTAGGTTCAGCAGGTGTGAATTTCACACTGACTGACAGCACACTGAACGATGTAACGTTTAACTACAGTGCATTGATTAGTGCCAGCCTACTTGCTGACTATGTGCTCGTGGTTCAAAAATTTGATACTGCGACGAATCAATGGGTAGCTGTACATGGCACAGGCGATGCAGATTTACTCAGCCTCGCAGCCTTTGGTGGTAATACCGTTACATTAGATGGCTTGGGTGCAGGACAATACAGAGCCTTTATGACCTATGCTGGTGGTGGTATCGGTGTCAGCTTACTTGGTACGCTTTCTGTTCAAAAAGATGTGTTCGATGCGACCAATATTACTGGATACAGTGTCCAAGCTGCAGAAGGTAATGTGATCCATGACATTGGCTTGAATGGACATGCTGATACTGCATCTGGCTTCAGTAGCATTACAAGTGTGATCTTCAATGGTGTTAGCCATACTGTAAATGCTACCGGCGTTACAACGATTGTGGGTGATCACGGTACATTATCGATTTACGCAAATGGTAACTACAGTTATCAACCAACAGCCAATGCAAGTGGCTTAGGACAAGTTGATCAATTCACTTATACATTGACTGATGGTTTGAATAGTTCGCAAGCGACCCTGTACTTCCATATTGATAGTGATGCTGTCGATATGACCTGGAACCCAACGGATCCTTCACAACCTGCTGACATTACAGTGACACCTGTAGATGCACTGGATGATGTGGTTTCTGCGGGCATTGATATTGTTCCACAAGGTCAACTTGGTGTAGCGGTGGGTTCTGCAAGTTACTTGTTACTGGTCGGATTAACCGAAAATCTAAACCTTTCATTACTAGGTACACCAAGTGTGAAATTTAATATTGCAGCTGGACATGGTGCGGATGTGACATTCTCTTACGCCCCAACTGTTTCACTGTCACTATTTAATGACTACAAAGTGGTTCTACAAGAGAAAGCGGCAGATGGTACTTGGCATAATCTCAGCGGTGGTTCAAGTACTGGAATATTGAACATTGGATTGTTAGGTAGTGGTGGTATTGGTGTAACAGTGCCTGACTTAGGTCAAGGTGAATACCGTGCCTTCATGGTCTATACCGGTGTTGGTGTCGGTATCTTGGGTACCATGAGTGTGGTTAAAGATGACTTTGATTACACAGTTGCTCCAACCAATACAGCGGTTGTTGCAACGGGTAATGTGTTGACCGATGACTCAATCACATTGACAACGCACGTATCCACAGTGACTTCGGAAATTGTGGGAGCTCCAGTCCAAACAGTTGGTACAAGTACAACGATTGTAGGTGCTTACGGTACGCTGGTTATTTCTGCAAATGGTCAATATAGCTACACGCCAAACACGAGTGATTTAAGTGCAATTGGTAAAGTGGATACATTTACCTATACGGTGCGTGATGTTCTGACTGGTGCAACCGATACAGCGAAACTACATATCCAAGTGGGTTCACCAGATGTGAAAGTGGTTTGGGATACAGCCAACCCAGCAAATGATGGCACCATCGAGATTGTTGCTAATGCTGATAATGTAGCTGCAGCGACGGACTTCTCAAATACTAAAGATGCTGCTGTTGATGTAACTAGTCCAGATATTACGATTAATGGTCTTGGCTTTACATCAGTCGATTCTAATAGCTTCACTATCGCAGCTGGAACAGTGGGTAATATCGATCTAGCAGCAGTTTATAAGGTTCAACCTCTTCTCGGTGTTCTACCAACGATTAGTTATGTGATCCAAATATGGAATACAACAACAAATCAATGGGTTGACACAGTTTATAAAGGATCTCAAACAGCTTTAGGAAGTTTGGCTACGATTCAGCTCGGAAGTGTTGCTTTCCAAGATACGGTAGAAAATCTTGCAGCAGGTTTATACCGAGTCCATTATGGTTTACAAGGTGTCTCTGTTGGAACCACAACGTTAGATACCAGTGTTACAACCACAGCGGTTCATTTGAATCAATATAGTTCAGATTGGATCAACGGTAATGTACTGCTTGGAGATACGATTGGTGGTGTTGCGGATACAGGATTGTTATCTCATGAAGGTTATAAACTTCAAGTATGGAACAGTGTATCAGGTTCATATGTAGATGCTGTAGGTCAGTCGATTAATACGGGTAATGGTGTGTTAATCATGCAGTCCAATGGTGAGTATGAGTATCGTCCAAATGATGTCAATGTAACTTCACATTTAACATCTACAGACAGTATTGATTACAAAATCATTTCGGCAACTGGGGTTGAATCAACTTCAACTCTGAATATTAACTTGACACATCCTGATTACAACTTGCTTTATACAAGTACCAGTGGCAACGATACATTTACCAGTGCGATTGTTGGTAGTGGCTCAGATACCTTAATTTATCAAATACTGAATGGTACTTTGGCAACTGCGGGTAATGGTGCAAATACAGGTGGTAATGGTGTTGATCATTGGACTGGTTTCGTTGTCGGAAACACGGATACACATGCTGTTAACTATAATGATCAAGCAGATAAAATTGATATTCGTCATCTTTTAGATGGAGATCAAACAGATGGTAATATTGGTGAGTATCTGCGTGTGACCAACGTTGGCGGTAATACGGTGATTGGAATTGACCGTAATGGCGCAACTCCAATTATAGGAAGTAATTATATTGATCTTATTACCTTAGATGGGGTTACAACAAACTTAACGACCTTATTAAATAACCATCAAATTCTATACTAA
- a CDS encoding Ig-like domain-containing protein, protein MTADNVINAAEGAGNVTVTGTLTGVLADAATTVVTLLINGVTYTATVDPLTGNWTASVAGSDLLADGDKTIDATATFTDAAGNSSNVTDTQVYTVDLTPPNPATINCSDCGQRDQCSRGCRQCDQLLL, encoded by the coding sequence GTGACTGCGGACAACGTGATCAATGCAGCAGAGGGTGCAGGCAATGTAACCGTCACAGGTACCTTAACGGGTGTTCTTGCGGATGCAGCAACTACTGTTGTGACCTTGCTGATCAATGGTGTGACGTACACAGCGACAGTTGATCCATTAACAGGCAACTGGACTGCAAGCGTTGCAGGCAGTGACCTGTTGGCGGATGGTGATAAAACCATAGATGCCACAGCGACCTTCACCGATGCAGCGGGCAACAGCAGCAATGTGACTGATACCCAAGTGTATACGGTAGATCTCACACCACCGAACCCAGCAACAATCAACTGCAGTGACTGCGGACAACGTGATCAATGCAGCAGAGGGTGCAGGCAATGTGATCAACTACTGTTGTGA
- a CDS encoding Ig-like domain-containing protein produces the protein MQQRGAGNVTVTGTLTGLSPADAATTVVTLLINGVTYTATVDPLTGNWTASVAGSDLLADGDKTIDATATFTDAAGNSSNVINTQVYTVDLTTEPITAVLNINSVTADNVINAAEGAGNVTVTGTLTGVPADAATTVVTLLINGVTYTATVDPLTGNWTASVAGSDLLADGDKTIDATATFTDAAGNSSNVTDTQVYTVDLTPPNPVTAVLNINSVTADNVINAAEGAGNVTVTGTLTGVPADAATTVVTLLINGVTYTATVDPLTGNWTASVAGSDLLADGDKTIDAKATFTDAAGNSSNVTDTQVYTVDLTPPNPATAVLNINSVTADNVINAAEGAGNVTVTGTLTGVPADAATTVVTLLDQWCDVHSDS, from the coding sequence ATGCAGCAGAGGGGTGCAGGCAATGTAACCGTCACAGGTACCTTAACGGGGTTGTCCCCAGCGGATGCAGCGACTACTGTTGTGACCTTGCTGATCAATGGTGTGACGTACACAGCGACAGTTGATCCATTAACAGGCAACTGGACTGCAAGCGTTGCAGGCAGTGATCTGTTGGCGGATGGTGATAAAACCATAGATGCCACAGCGACCTTTACTGATGCAGCGGGTAACAGCAGCAATGTGATCAATACCCAAGTGTATACGGTAGATCTGACCACCGAACCCATAACAGCCGTGTTGAATATCAACTCGGTGACTGCGGACAACGTGATCAATGCAGCAGAGGGTGCAGGCAATGTAACCGTCACAGGTACCTTAACGGGTGTTCCAGCGGATGCAGCGACCACAGTTGTGACCTTGCTGATCAATGGTGTGACGTACACAGCGACAGTTGATCCATTAACAGGCAACTGGACTGCAAGCGTTGCAGGCAGTGATCTGTTGGCGGATGGTGATAAAACCATAGATGCCACAGCGACCTTTACTGATGCAGCGGGTAACAGCAGCAATGTGACTGATACCCAAGTGTATACGGTAGATCTCACACCACCGAACCCAGTAACAGCCGTGTTGAATATCAACTCGGTGACTGCGGACAACGTGATCAATGCAGCAGAGGGTGCAGGCAATGTAACCGTCACAGGTACCTTAACGGGTGTTCCAGCGGATGCAGCGACCACTGTTGTGACCTTGCTGATCAATGGTGTGACGTACACAGCGACAGTTGATCCATTAACAGGCAACTGGACTGCAAGCGTTGCAGGCAGTGATCTGTTGGCGGATGGTGATAAAACCATAGATGCGAAAGCGACCTTCACTGATGCAGCGGGTAACAGCAGCAATGTGACTGATACCCAAGTGTATACGGTAGATCTCACACCACCGAACCCAGCAACAGCCGTGTTGAACATCAACTCGGTGACTGCGGACAACGTGATCAATGCAGCAGAGGGTGCAGGCAATGTAACCGTCACAGGTACCTTAACGGGTGTTCCAGCGGATGCAGCAACTACTGTTGTGACCTTGCTGGATCAATGGTGTGACGTACACAGCGACAGTTGA
- a CDS encoding Ig-like domain-containing protein, producing the protein MVDSLPPDTTGTVLNVNAVTADNVINAAEGAGNVTVTGTLTGVPADAATTVVTLVINGMTYTAIVNAAAGTWSAVVAGSDLLADGDKTIDAKATFTDAAGNSSNVTDTQVYGVDTTPPSNSTTTVTINPITGDGVVDSTEAGANQSISGTVSGEYSVGDVVTVNVNGVTYNTTVQAGGSWTVTVAGSQLVLDADKVINVSIAATDAAGNVGNATADASYTVNITTPVVVVNPINGDNIINAAEAGAPQTVSGSVVGSFTVGDAVTVNVNGVTYNTTVQT; encoded by the coding sequence GTGGTAGATAGCTTGCCACCAGATACGACGGGTACGGTACTGAACGTCAATGCAGTGACTGCGGACAACGTGATCAATGCAGCAGAGGGTGCAGGCAATGTGACCGTCACAGGTACCTTAACGGGTGTTCCAGCGGATGCAGCGACGACGGTTGTAACCTTGGTGATTAACGGTATGACTTATACCGCGATCGTGAATGCAGCAGCAGGCACGTGGAGTGCGGTGGTTGCAGGCAGTGACTTGTTGGCGGATGGTGATAAAACCATAGATGCGAAAGCGACCTTCACCGATGCAGCGGGCAACAGCAGCAATGTGACGGATACGCAAGTCTATGGTGTGGACACCACACCACCAAGCAACAGCACAACGACGGTTACGATCAATCCGATTACGGGCGATGGTGTGGTTGACTCGACAGAAGCAGGTGCGAACCAAAGCATCAGCGGAACTGTTAGCGGTGAATACAGCGTTGGTGATGTGGTGACCGTGAACGTCAATGGTGTGACTTACAACACCACAGTACAAGCGGGTGGCAGTTGGACAGTAACGGTTGCTGGTAGTCAATTGGTACTTGATGCAGACAAAGTGATTAACGTCAGCATTGCAGCGACTGATGCCGCAGGTAACGTGGGGAATGCGACCGCGGATGCGAGCTATACGGTGAACATCACTACACCAGTGGTGGTGGTGAACCCGATTAACGGTGACAACATCATCAATGCAGCAGAAGCAGGTGCACCACAGACTGTTAGCGGTTCAGTGGTGGGTAGCTTCACGGTGGGTGATGCGGTTACGGTCAACGTTAACGGTGTGACTTACAACACCACGGTACAAACTTAG
- a CDS encoding Ig-like domain-containing protein — MVDSTEAGANQSISGTVSGEYSVGDVVTVNVNGVTYNTTVQAGGSWTVTVAGSQLVLDADKVINVSIAATDAAGNVGNATADASYTVNITTPVVVVNPINGDNIINAAEAGAPQTVSGSVVGSFTVGDAVTVNVNGVTYNTTVQKGGSWSVTVPGSGLSADADSTINVTVNVTGVGPISTNHSYVIDVTAPNPAGAVLNVNAVTADNVLNAAESGGNVTLTGT, encoded by the coding sequence GTGGTTGACTCGACAGAAGCAGGTGCGAACCAAAGCATCAGCGGAACTGTTAGCGGTGAATACAGCGTTGGTGATGTGGTGACCGTGAACGTCAATGGTGTGACTTACAACACCACAGTACAAGCGGGTGGCAGTTGGACAGTAACGGTTGCTGGTAGTCAATTGGTACTTGATGCAGACAAAGTGATTAACGTCAGCATTGCAGCGACTGATGCCGCAGGTAACGTGGGGAATGCGACCGCGGATGCGAGCTATACGGTGAACATCACTACACCAGTGGTGGTGGTGAACCCGATTAATGGTGACAACATCATCAATGCAGCAGAAGCAGGTGCACCACAGACTGTTAGCGGTTCAGTGGTGGGTAGCTTCACGGTGGGTGATGCGGTTACGGTCAACGTTAACGGTGTGACTTACAACACCACGGTACAAAAAGGTGGTAGTTGGAGCGTGACTGTACCAGGCAGTGGCTTGAGTGCAGATGCAGACAGCACCATCAATGTGACCGTGAATGTGACGGGTGTAGGACCGATTAGCACGAACCACAGCTATGTGATTGACGTGACAGCACCGAACCCAGCGGGTGCGGTATTAAACGTCAATGCTGTGACTGCAGACAACGTGTTGAATGCGGCAGAGTCAGGTGGCAATGTGACATTGACGGGTACTTAA